From the Acidobacteriota bacterium genome, the window CGCAGATCGACCGGCCGCGTACCACTATGTCGTGCTGGTGGGCTGGAGCGACGGCGCGGTGGTCTACCACGATCCGGCGCGTGCGCCGTTTGTCGCGCGCCGCGATGCCGAGTTCGACCGCGCGTGGGCGAAAGCCGATCGATGGATGCTGACCATCGAGGCGCGGCCGGAGACGCCCGTTGACCGCGTGGCTCCGGAGACGGCCGGTGTCCCGCCCGCGCCGGCCGTCAGATACTTCCGCGCCGGGCAGTACGGCGAGGCTGCTCGACAGGCCCGCGCGGCTGCCGATCGAAACCCGCAGGACGCCGATGCCTGGCGCCTGCTGGGCGCGAGCCTGTATCTGCTCGGCGATCTGCCGGCCGCCCTTGATGCGTGGAATCGCGCCGGCAGCCCCACGGTCGATCTGATCAGGATCGAGGGGCTCGGTCGCACGCCGCACCGCGTCGTCGAGAATCTGATTGGCGTCGAGCCGGGGGAGGCGTTGACGCGGCGCGCGCTCGCGCGCGCCAACCGGAGATTGGCGCAACTGCCATCGCAACAGGTCTCGCGCGTGACGTACGTCGCGTTGCCCGGCAACCTCGCCGAGGTGCGAGGCGCCGTCGTCGAGCGCGAGCGCTACCCCTCGCGAGCGCAGTGGCTGTTCGAGGCGGCGCGGTTGCCAATCGACCAGGAGGTCGGCATGGCACTCAGCAATCTCGCCAGCCATGGCGACCGCCTGGCCGCGTCGTGGCGGTTTGCGGAGGGGCGGCCCCGGGCGGCGGTGGCGTTTGCATTCCCAGGCGGGGCGGGTTGGTCCGGTGTCTGGAGCCTCTCGTCGTCCTGGCAGCGGGAGCGCTATGCGGACGCGCCGCAGACCGAGACGCGCGAGGCGCGTCTCGGGTGGACGAATTGGGTGAGCGCGCGCACGCGCCTCGAGAGCGGTGCAGGAGTCGCACGGCGGCGCGACCGCGGGACGCAGGCGCTCGTGGACGGCGCGCTGGAGTTCCGGCCGCTCAGCGACGCGGTGGCGGTCGAGATCGCCGCGACCGGCGCGCCAGGGGGCGCGTCATTCGGCGCGGCCACCGGCGCGTTTCGCTGGCGCCTGAAGACGACAGCCGGAAGGATCGCCGGCCGGACCGCCGTCTCAATGACGACCGACGACGCGCCGCTCGATCGGTGGCCGGGCGCCGACAGCCGCACGGCGAGGCCGCTGCTCCTCCGCGCTCACCCGCTGGTGGACGACGGCCGGATTGCCGGTTCCGTGTTCGGGAGAACGGTCGCCCAGGGCACCGTCGAAGTCCAGCGGGAGGCGCTGAGGCGCGGCCTGTTCTCCGCGGGCGTGGCGGCGTTCACCGATGTGGCGCGCGCCTGGCGGCGCCGCGACGGGCCGGCCTCGCCGCTGCACGTGGACATCGGGGTCGGTCTGCGGCTGCGGCTCGCGCCGGGCCAGCCGGCCATCCGTGTGGATCTTGCCCGCGGGCTCCGCGATGGGCGGATGGCGGTCTCGGCGGGCTGGGAGGTGGGGAGATAAGGGGGACAGTCACACTTTCCGACACCCTGCGTGGGAAAGTGTGACTGTCCCCCTTACGCACCCGTCGACCCGAATCCCCCGCGCGAGACCGCACGCGTGTCCCCCTCGATCCACTCGACGTGCAGCGCCGGGATGAAGATCCCCTGCGCGATCCGATCGCCGCGGCGGACCACGATCTGCTCCCTGGTGAAGTTCAGCACCTGCACGTTGATCTCGTCCTCGGGACCCGCGTAGTCAGGGTCCACCACGCCCACGCCGTTGGCGACCATGAGGCCGCGTTTCAGCGGCGTGCTGCTGCGCGCGAAGATGCCGAGGAAATAGCCGTGCGGCACCTCGATGACGAGCCCTGTCGGGATCAAGCGGACCTCGCCGGGGGGCACGGACACGTCGGCGCTCGCGGCGAGGTCGACGCCCGCGGCCTCGGCCGTTTGATAGGATGGCAGCGCTGTCGAGGGATCCAGGCGGCGGATTCGAACGGTTGGCATCGTGAAAATCTACCTTGCATGTACGGTTCGCGGCGATCGGGCCGCCGTGATCGCGCTGAGAAACGCCTGTGCGCTCCTGCAGTCCCGCGGCCACGACGTGCTGACGTCGCACCTGCTGCGCGACGACGTGGAGAGCGTGGAAGCGGCGCTGGCCGAGCGGGACGTGTACGAGCGCGACATCCAGTGGCTCGACTCCTGCGACGCGCTCGTGGCCGACGCCTCCGGATCGAGCTTCGGCGTCGGTTTCGAGGTTGGCTACGTCCTGGCGCGCGCCCCGCAGACGGGCCAGCGCGTGTACCTGCTCTACGACGCGGCGCGCGCCGGCCGCGTCTCGCGGATGATCACCGGAAACAGCGACGCGCACTGCTCGAAGTACGCGTACACCTCGCCGGATGATCTGCTCGCGTTCATCGACGCGCACTTCGAGTAATCACCGGACACGGACGCACGGCGAGGGTTTATTATCGCCGACATGACTTCCCACCGCGCCTGTTCCGCGCTCGTCTTGTTCCCCTGCACCGCCACGGCCGCCACCGGGCAGCAGCCACGCCCGCGGGCGCGCGAGCTTGGCATCGCGCCGGGCATCCTCGAGCCGGGCCCGCTGAATGCCATTACCGACGTCGCGGGCGTGAAAGTCGGCCATGTCACGATTGTCAGCGGCGATCGGGTCCGCACCGGCGTCACCGCAGTCCTCCCTCATGCCGGCAATCTCTTTCAGGACAAGGTTGCCTTCGGCAAGCTCGCCGGATCGACGCAGGTACGCGAGCTTGGCACGATCGAGACGCCCATCGTCCTGACCAACACGCTCTCGGTGGGCACGGCGCTCGACGCGGTGGTCGAGTGGACGCTGGCGCAGCCGGGCAACGAGGACGTGAGGTCGGTGAACGCGCTCGTCGGTGAAACCAATGACGGCCGCCTCAACGACATCCGCGCGCGCAGCGTCACGCGGGAGCACGTCGCCAACGCCATCGCCGGGGCGGCCGGCGGCGCCGTGCCGGAGGGCGCGGTCGGCGCCGGCACCGGGACGATCGCGTTCGGCTGGAAAGGGGGCATCGGCACCTAGTCGCGCCGCTCCGGGGCGCACACGGTGGGCGTGCTCGTGCAGTCCAACTACGGCGGCGTCCTGACGATCGACGGCGTGCGGTTCGTGCATGATCGTCGTCGCGACCGATGCGCCGATGACGGCGCGGGACCTCGAACGGCCGGCGACGCGGGCGATCTTCGCGCTGGCGCGCACCGGCTCGTCGTGCTCGAACGGCAGCGGCGATTACGCGATCGCGTTCTCGACGTCGCCGGAAACGCGGGTGCGGCACGGCGCCACCGACGCGCACCCGCGCGCGACGCTGCCGACCGACGCCATCTCCGGCCTGTTCCAGGCCGTCCTCGAAGCCACCGAAGAAGCGGTCTACAACTCGATGCTCAAGGCGGAGACGATGACCGGCAACGGCGCCACCGTGGAGGCGCTGCCGGTGGAGGACGTCAGGCGGGCGATC encodes:
- the dut gene encoding dUTP diphosphatase, with the translated sequence MPTVRIRRLDPSTALPSYQTAEAAGVDLAASADVSVPPGEVRLIPTGLVIEVPHGYFLGIFARSSTPLKRGLMVANGVGVVDPDYAGPEDEINVQVLNFTREQIVVRRGDRIAQGIFIPALHVEWIEGDTRAVSRGGFGSTGA
- a CDS encoding nucleoside 2-deoxyribosyltransferase yields the protein MKIYLACTVRGDRAAVIALRNACALLQSRGHDVLTSHLLRDDVESVEAALAERDVYERDIQWLDSCDALVADASGSSFGVGFEVGYVLARAPQTGQRVYLLYDAARAGRVSRMITGNSDAHCSKYAYTSPDDLLAFIDAHFE
- a CDS encoding C39 family peptidase — protein: MRRAAAAIALWLAVPAPGAAQPGGSAPVPALRILDVPFVSQDERLCGGAAAAMLLRAGGARGVYARDFAALVDNRTGGIHTADLETALRARGREVSAVSGTPALARAHLAAGRPVLALIADRPAAYHYVVLVGWSDGAVVYHDPARAPFVARRDAEFDRAWAKADRWMLTIEARPETPVDRVAPETAGVPPAPAVRYFRAGQYGEAARQARAAADRNPQDADAWRLLGASLYLLGDLPAALDAWNRAGSPTVDLIRIEGLGRTPHRVVENLIGVEPGEALTRRALARANRRLAQLPSQQVSRVTYVALPGNLAEVRGAVVERERYPSRAQWLFEAARLPIDQEVGMALSNLASHGDRLAASWRFAEGRPRAAVAFAFPGGAGWSGVWSLSSSWQRERYADAPQTETREARLGWTNWVSARTRLESGAGVARRRDRGTQALVDGALEFRPLSDAVAVEIAATGAPGGASFGAATGAFRWRLKTTAGRIAGRTAVSMTTDDAPLDRWPGADSRTARPLLLRAHPLVDDGRIAGSVFGRTVAQGTVEVQREALRRGLFSAGVAAFTDVARAWRRRDGPASPLHVDIGVGLRLRLAPGQPAIRVDLARGLRDGRMAVSAGWEVGR